The DNA window GGCATCGATGAAGGTATGTCCACATATTCCTGATATATCCTTCACAGTCACTCGATGTTACGAGTGAAGCTCCTCTATCAATTGCCTCAATAAGTTCTGCATCGTTGTTCGCGTTTGCCCTTTTCgtaatttccttccatttgcTAAATAAATTTTCGATGGGATTAAGAAAAGGCGAATAAGGTGGAAGGTAACGCACTTCATCCCCATCATCCTCAATTGCCTGCCGAATTTCGGAGCATTTATGAAATGCTACGTTGTCCATAACGTAGATGATACGTCCACTGTAGCTTTcagttaatttttgttttaaatcccTCATAAATTCCAAAAAGGAATCACGATTGACTGATCGTTCTGCTGTTTTATAAAGCTGTATGCCAGACCGATTCATGGCACATATTATTGAGACGTTTCTTGTGCGTATTTGTGAAACGATTTTCACAGCTGGTGTTCCTACTGCCGATCTACCGCGACTTGCTCTCATGCTTACACAAAAACCCACTTCATCAACAAATATCACATTTGTATCAGCGACCTGTCCTGGCAACGCGTAGAAGCGTGAAGCGTACTCCTTACGAATTTCTAGGGTTTGTGGGTTATTTCTGCGCTCGGGTATTTTTTGGATCCATTTTAAGGAGTAGCGAAAACTTTTGATTTCCCTGGCAACAGTAGGTTTGCTAACGCGTATcccgaaatcatcaaaaacTTTGTCGGCTAACTGTTGCAATGTTATTGTGCAATTCTCATCAATCCAGTCCCTTATTTTTTGCCCTATGTCCGGGctgatctttttttctttatcaccTCCACGTTTTGCAGCTTTAACTTCGAATGTCTTGTCGAATTTCTTAATGATGCTGTAAACTGTTGACCGGTTTATATTCAGCATTCTGGCAGCTATATCGGCAGCAGAACATCCCTTCTGATGAGCATTGATAACTCTTTCGCGATCAATATTGCTGGTCGTTCGtaacttccttttttgtgttgttgaagAATCCATCACTGCTTCAGTTTCAAGCTCCATATCGGTGTCGTGATCATTGTTTTGTTCCAAATTTTCGCCTGGTTCACTCATTTTAGATAGACTACACTTTTAGACTACTTTACGTATCACGCTACTTGTTGTTTGCCTCTCTTCTAATGGAAAGGTTTTTTCTATGTAAAAGGTGTTGTTGTCCAAACCCAAATTAGcgtttacattttcaaattgaatACTTTAACCATGTATAGAAGTAATttatgaagcaaaacaactgTTTTCGcttgaaaaaaacaatcagcagtgtaagaaataaaattcgaaATTTACGTAAAGTAGTTGCATATGTAGTtaatatgttttctttattaaattcaaaaaaaaaatcgaatttcaaaacaatcgtTAGTTTTACAAATTATACAACGCAttacatatatttattttcaaaacaaaccaaacaataataaattagattattttttcatatacTCGTATATGTGTGGTTTGTCAGCTTATtttggaaataattaaattttaaaacttatgATATTCATTTGATTATATCAAATGAAATGGTACGGATGATGATAGTATCGAAATAGGCAGTATAAACATTCAGTCAGCGACGTATTTGTCAAGTACGCATTTCCTAGTGCCGAGTAATGGTTTTATGGATGCGAGACCTAGTTTTACCATGTTGAAAAGAGTTACCGGGTTCGAATTGGATATACAAATTGGAATACACATTTCACGTTGTTGAAAAGTGCTGTTACGGTGTTGAGCTGgcctgagaaaccctgtaaCAGTCGTATAGAATGGTGCTTTATCGCCATACAAAAATTTGAGTTCATCAAAACAGTCTTGCCTAGATAGTGCCCGTCGAAAGTTGTGAAAAATGATCGCACGAAAATGTTCACGGGTCAACTCCATTCTTTTGccaaacggatttttttcAAGTCAATGTAATCATCACAAATGATGGTCGTACGTCAAAACGTTGTGAGTGTGATTACGCTCCAAAATGTCAAACTTTCGAATAAAAATGTCAGATTCGATCAGGCCACCCTTCTTGTGGCCTAGGCCAGAAATATATGTTGTACCCCTCGTAAgtagaataaaaatgttttcagttaaaaaaaacttaaaaactacaaacaacaactaattagaaataaatatattgtaTACAACTCACCTGTGCTAAAACACTTTATTACTGCACGCTGGAAATGTCTAAGTTCAAATTTCGTAACGACTGCTTCGATACTACTAAATGAATTCTAAATTTTTATCTCCTTATATACTAAATTCGCTTCCTAGCCACTAGCTCTTTTTCATCGGATTATGATTTCATGACCATATATGGTCATTCAAATGCTACCAATTTCTCGTGTGACGCGCTGCAATTCTGCGGGAGAGTGTCGAATACCAAAATACACTTACCGAGACTATGCAACCACcacaataattacaaaaatacaaGAAAATCATAACAACAAACCCACAGAACaatcaccaacaaaaaaagaagcaccTAAAGAAACAGTAAAGGAAACAGTTAATATTTTCTAACACCGAAAAATAgaacacaacagaaaaaaaacatattaaaaaaatcacagaaaACTACACGTCGGATGAAGAGGGAAGTCTCTTCTCCACATACACAGCTCCCTTAGTTGAAGAGAGAATTGATTTGGATATGGATGATACAAAAATCACGCTAGACAATGGAAAAACTATATCATACAAAACCTGCCATATAAAAGATAACAAAGAAGACGTTACAACTAAACGTTTCATAAAAGATTCTTAAAACCAATAGTATCGATGGTTTCAAACgcatttaatttacaaatgaACATACAAGGACTAGCGAACAACGTAGACGAACTAAAATTCTATGTAAATATCGAAAGCGCAGATGTAATTTGCATACAAGAGACCTGGCTAGTCGATGAAACAGCCAGTAAACTAAGACTCCCACAATCCAATCACGTATATCAAATTATAATAGAATAtttgaacataaaaaatatggaaTAGAAAGCGTACAAATACACAATAGAAACCAGTTCGTACAATCTACGGGTGTAAAATTGAAAGAGTACGGTATTACCATAATCAGCACGTATGTCAAACCAACGAGACCAAAACACGCCTAATTGCGCTGGCTGCGAAGAATTGTTAGTGCTGCAAATAACATCAAGTCTAGCATAACAGGTGACTTTAACGCGCATCACACTGCGTGGGGAAACCACTACTGCGACATGAGAAGTGTGATAACGCTACAGAAGATTAATAATATGGTAATGGTACAGAACAAAgaacatacatatataaacGCGGACactaacaaaagaaacacaaccatTGACATCACGATTATGTCACCTAATATTGTCCTGGACATCGAGCGCAAGGTTACAACCCAACACACAGTAACAGTGGGCATAAAATTATCCACATATCCATTAGAAAACCTGTCAAACCGAATACAAGAGCTGTGATAAATACATTtagaataaacaaacaaatacgtGATTTTAGATGTACGGACAATACCAGTATTAATAGTATTAAGTGTACCCTTCAGCACATCATGAAGTAAACTACCAAAACCATCGCTTTTACACCAAAAAGATGGTGGAATTAAAAGCTGCAAAAGGCATgggagaaaaagaacaaatccCCTAGAAATTTTAATCGAAACCGTAGCATTGAAAACTTCATTCAATTCAAAAAGGATCTGGCAAAATTAAGGTTTCTACAAagaatggaaagaagaaagaatttCGAACCCTGGCTAGACAAAGTCAACTCGGACAGCACGAAAAAAGATCTGTGGGATATAGTATAAAATTCCATGGGAATAAACTACCCATAACGGTATTAATATAATAGCCTAAAACACAGACAATGCCAAAGATTTTCTAAGACCCAATTTCGGCAGCCCAAAAAGATCAAGGTACCAGTACACACCGTATTTCATTACAGACACAGAAATTCTGGACTTGCAGAAGTACATACTAAAcactaaaaaaacacttcactaGGTATAGATAGCATATCATACAAAGCCTTGATAAAAGAACTGAATAAGATGTATCAAGAAGGAAGAGTACCAAAGAAACTCAAAAGGATCAAGGTAGTGGCAATTCCTAAAATACGCAAAGACACAAACTGTGTAGAGAACTATAGACCTTTAGCACTTTTGTGCGCCAAAATAGTTAACACGGCGGTACTACGTAGCATAACTGAACACTTGGAGAAGTATAGCCTCCTTCCGGAAATCAGTTTCGGTTTCCGGAGACATAGGTCTACCATTACTGAAGTGAACCTCCTGgtacataaaatattacaaaataacTCTAAAAAGAAGTACACTGGGGTTATTTTCATCGATGTGAGAAATGCCTACAACAGCGCACTAACCACAGAGCTCCTATAAATCCTTAAGCTAAACATGATATCTGAAGAGGATATCGCATGGATTGCAAGCTTCCTAACAGGCAGGAGCTTATAAATAAATGAGGGAAAAGATACTATAAGAAGAACGGTAAACAATGGCCTCCCTCAAGGAGATGTACTTTCGCCAACGCTTTTCAATATCTACTCAAGCAGCTGCCACGAACTTAACGGCAGCAAGATAAAACTTTTGCAGTACGCGGATAGCTTTGCTATAATCGAATGGTCTGACATCAAAAGCGGTAGAAAGATCACTGCAAAGAGCAATAATATGGCTCCAAGTAAAACTAAACGACCTAAATCGAAAAATCAATAGCGCCAAATCAAAGGTAATGGCCTTTCCAAGAAATAAAGTCAAATTAACAGTTAAAGCAGATGGTACGGCTATTGAGCAAACCAATGAGCACCGATACCtgtgtagcatatctgctaaacatcaAATAACTACCATATTCGACATCTCAAACAGCACATTAAAATTCGTCAAAGTATAGAATGGGTTAGTTCAACCGTGCGCCGGTAAAACGCGCCGAATTTTCGTTGTGCCTGTAGTTCACGGCTCTTCCTGCGGCCAGATGAAGTTGATGGTGTAGGGCTCATTTTACCGTAACACTTTGATATCACACTCTACAGCTAAGCACTTCCACTTTCACTTTGCTTTGTTGACTGAATGATTGTTGACATGAATGCTCACCGTAGCACCATGGTAATGTCACCGGTGTGGTGAAAAAACTTCGTTTGATACATCAATTCACCATAGGGTTGcgtcgaaaatttgaatttgtccCACTGGTGAAAACTGTTAGAAAGCGGTCAGTCCCCGGTGATCGATCGCgagttgacagttgtcaatGATCAGTTTCACAACTGGGCTTCCAGAATAAATAAttgtgttattattgtttaatttagtaCGAATTACTTAGTTAAGAAGTTCCATGAAAACCctttacatttaatttgcaTGAACATTATTTGAACTCCATCGATACTTGACAACACTAGAAGCTAATAGTATAAACAGAACGGAATTTTAGAACATTAAAGGgccgattacattatgtacttttgcttggtttttaccatggtagaatgtgtcaaaataacttcaaactgCACTATTTGACAGAAAACACCATGGCTCATGTGTAATCGCAATCTTGGAAcaaagttggttttttctATGCTACGACACGGTGACAGAATCTACACAGGACAAACCGAATGTTTTTTACCAAGCCTTGGTAGAATCTGTCAAATCgattttgacacattctaccatggaaaaaaccaagcaaaagtacatattgtaatcggccCTTAACTGTGGTAATGGATAAGGAATTTTTAACGattaaataaacattgtaaaagcGTAAGTCAAACCGCGTACACGTACTTTGCATACAAGCAATCCCAATCCCGGTGTAATTTCTACaattatttcaagagcatcga is part of the Anopheles funestus chromosome X, idAnoFuneDA-416_04, whole genome shotgun sequence genome and encodes:
- the LOC125769223 gene encoding uncharacterized protein LOC125769223, which gives rise to MSEPGENLEQNNDHDTDMELETEAVMDSSTTQKRKLRTTSNIDRERVINAHQKGCSAADIAARMLNINRSTVYSIIKKFDKTFEVKAAKRGGDKEKKISPDIGQKIRDWIDENCTITLQQLADKVFDDFGIRVSKPTVAREIKSFRYSLKWIQKIPERRNNPQTLEIRKEYASRFYALPGQVADTNVIFVDEVGFCVSMRASRGRSAVGTPAVKIVSQIRTRNVSIICAMNRSGIQLYKTAERSVNRDSFLEFMRDLKQKLTESYSGRIIYVMDNVAFHKCSEIRQAIEDDGDEVRYLPPYSPFLNPIENLFSKWKEITKRANANNDAELIEAIDRGASLVTSSDCEGYIRNMWTYLHRCLNLEEICD